The Methylacidimicrobium sp. B4 genome contains a region encoding:
- the csx17 gene encoding type I-U CRISPR-associated protein Csx17, which yields MLYIVGGPKGGEELAEALMKIADEKAWTPYKRDWNRDRDEGKKQKKEYDQSQDKDREDSSFDHSLLLWQSTAEEEQLELFAAHIAPAVHGRFNPLLGSGGNAGRRDFSDGCNLAKELLAQKTEKGPDRAQKMDHLKDLLYDRPIRWPVGKASLNSNGHSSKKSKGRSLNAASWFSEGNKLYNNGQGPFREGGISPWAMVLACEGLAFFAGSASRRLGARTRSIGAFPFVIAAAAPETAGEAGRDKGEVWAPLWSRPMTVPEVAALFARGRAEIGGRGAVTPAAFAAAITRRGVDAGVSEFRRFALGKTTSKKTFEPRYLGAITVPPDSSDKRSAAYERSEAYERSEAFERMLQLLESLPRDEEGSRRRFVGLRGPMERALIDASSAPDDPEAAAALLDAAVQALDRVDANRSFREKKVTWRPLPVAWLPLGDETPELRLARSLVSAFPRDYPFALYRFGVKWANQADDGRPRKDSPYFHPRREPARWVWRIGSLTQNLGAVLERRLLDWENERERKGSTTPTLIAARLVDVRDWLDGKIDEALLTRWISRLALFDWSHPPRNPAPRLKNNAQPSVDPLLALYGLLHPLFDLRPLFDEDLDERPDLLDPQSGARTPAAARRIAALIRSRDIERAVEVARSRYAMARAPLVRTDAPFAAEDPERLLAAFLFSISHADRSALFWRWRRPQRQLSKVPYA from the coding sequence GTGCTTTATATCGTCGGCGGCCCCAAAGGCGGTGAGGAGCTCGCAGAGGCCCTGATGAAGATCGCCGATGAAAAAGCCTGGACGCCCTACAAGCGCGATTGGAACAGGGATCGGGACGAAGGCAAGAAACAAAAGAAGGAATACGACCAGTCGCAAGATAAGGACCGCGAGGATTCGTCGTTCGATCATTCATTGCTTCTTTGGCAATCGACAGCAGAGGAGGAACAGTTGGAGCTCTTTGCGGCTCACATAGCGCCGGCGGTTCACGGTCGTTTCAATCCCTTGCTTGGATCTGGCGGCAACGCGGGACGGCGAGACTTCTCGGATGGCTGTAATCTGGCAAAAGAACTGCTCGCGCAAAAGACGGAGAAGGGACCGGATCGCGCTCAAAAGATGGACCACTTGAAGGACCTCCTCTACGACAGGCCAATCCGCTGGCCTGTCGGTAAAGCGTCTCTCAATTCCAACGGTCATTCGAGCAAGAAAAGCAAAGGGCGGTCACTGAATGCTGCCTCATGGTTCAGCGAGGGGAACAAGCTCTATAACAACGGGCAGGGCCCATTCCGCGAGGGCGGCATCTCTCCTTGGGCAATGGTGCTGGCATGCGAGGGGCTAGCGTTTTTTGCTGGCAGCGCCTCACGTCGGCTGGGTGCGCGCACCCGCTCCATCGGTGCCTTTCCGTTCGTCATCGCGGCAGCCGCCCCAGAAACGGCGGGAGAAGCCGGTCGCGACAAGGGAGAAGTTTGGGCTCCGCTCTGGTCCCGGCCCATGACAGTGCCCGAAGTCGCCGCTTTGTTCGCTCGGGGCCGAGCCGAGATCGGCGGGCGTGGTGCCGTCACGCCCGCTGCCTTCGCCGCAGCCATTACGCGGCGCGGGGTGGATGCGGGGGTCAGCGAGTTCCGTCGCTTCGCGTTGGGCAAGACCACAAGCAAAAAAACCTTCGAGCCCCGCTATCTCGGTGCGATAACGGTTCCGCCGGACTCGTCCGATAAGCGATCCGCGGCATATGAGCGATCCGAGGCATATGAGCGATCCGAGGCATTCGAGCGGATGCTCCAGCTGTTGGAAAGCCTACCCCGAGACGAAGAAGGGAGCCGGCGGCGCTTCGTTGGCCTTCGCGGGCCAATGGAACGCGCTCTGATCGATGCATCTAGTGCGCCGGATGATCCCGAAGCGGCTGCCGCTCTGCTCGACGCTGCGGTGCAAGCGCTTGACCGGGTGGATGCAAATCGATCATTTCGCGAAAAAAAGGTGACCTGGCGGCCACTGCCGGTCGCTTGGCTGCCGCTCGGCGACGAAACGCCCGAGCTCCGCCTCGCCCGATCGTTGGTCTCGGCCTTCCCTCGCGACTATCCCTTTGCGCTATACCGCTTTGGAGTGAAATGGGCGAACCAGGCTGACGACGGACGGCCAAGAAAGGATTCCCCCTACTTTCATCCGCGGAGAGAGCCGGCACGCTGGGTATGGCGCATCGGTTCGCTCACGCAAAACCTCGGCGCGGTCCTGGAGCGTCGCTTGCTTGATTGGGAGAACGAGCGAGAGAGAAAAGGTTCAACCACTCCCACGCTGATAGCCGCCCGCTTGGTCGACGTCAGAGACTGGCTCGACGGCAAGATCGATGAAGCATTGCTGACGCGCTGGATCTCTCGTCTTGCGCTATTCGACTGGTCCCATCCACCGCGCAACCCCGCTCCTCGGCTCAAGAACAACGCGCAGCCCTCAGTGGATCCCCTATTGGCGCTCTACGGCCTCCTTCATCCGCTCTTCGATCTGAGGCCGCTTTTCGACGAGGACCTTGATGAGAGACCTGATCTTCTCGACCCACAAAGCGGCGCACGTACGCCTGCGGCCGCACGGCGCATCGCGGCGCTGATCCGTAGTAGGGATATCGAGCGAGCGGTTGAGGTAGCTCGTTCTCGCTACGCGATGGCGCGTGCCCCTCTTGTGCGGACTGACGCGCCGTTTGCCGCCGAAGACCCCGAGCGCCTGCTGGCCGCCTTCTTGTTTTCCATTTCCCATGCCGATCGCTCCGCCCTTTTCTGGCGGTGGCGGCGCCCGCAACGCCAACTCTCGAAGGTCCCTTATGCCTGA
- a CDS encoding DEAD/DEAH box helicase — protein sequence MSTEDSGLSGESDLGNSLFAREQEFVHFFQSATGFPPYRWQICVALRKEGLPEILPVPTGLGKTEGSVLAWAWRRSVAGDCEPLHLIYCLPMRSLVRQTTTRLEGYFKKLQGQNGWCDIPVYQLIGGEADDTWTSMPDRSWVLVGTQDMLLSRALNRGYGVSRFDWPVHFGLLNQDCRWIIDEVQLMGPGLWTTAQLDWMRQKRFPSSKPCLKPCRTTWMSATMGQEFLQTTDRKRDGCDKVEAFHLDFDDASEEFKRRRSACRKTEIHKPKQGGNAKSVPEQIALEARDKHVPGTLTLIVCNTVETAQRVFQKLEVCKTMKKILITSRFRACDRRCHEQALLDFEARRSACSAGRVEDHLGLICVSTQVVEAGLDISAHRLWTEHAPWAPLIQRLGRLNRDGKDNEACAVVWKLTPEKKFKNEEWVGPYRKADLDRAWSLLEEFAPRSQARGKKACEALEELERDAPEAIKKAIAIPPEPCPRAFDMHALFSTEPDPYGGFTDVSRFVRGTDPDADVTVFWRDWDDRGPQSGGDLDGPPLDLNAETCPVAHWSLQKFLKTADEEAWLWNDEEESWSPVRPQNIKPGMIVMLRGNLGGYSRELGWTGEPEHRLSDLPQPGPGRALREDRRAEAGYWSSLPSHHADARREAENLCDGLHLEGPIRKAVVEATGNHDLGKAHPDWQGAVPKGGPLDHDAVAKFPTVLRVKASKDDVSTVRGAVEAKLQGAEALPDELLDDESGICLCWALASKSYDVLASIRALPGVRRAGYRAFRPGPEGTGMRHEAASALALWHQYRISNPAPYPALSVYLAAAHHGKVRTVLRSLSGKGDDVFGVDRKRKALEYDGREWPMDFSIAFDGAAGEWTDEGFEMIGPGWTGIVADLLGPWRGEADAAWTGSVPKDEPRAFGPFALAWLEALVRVADWRASKRASQIIRPGDGG from the coding sequence ATGAGCACCGAGGATAGCGGGCTTTCGGGAGAATCGGATCTCGGGAACTCTCTTTTTGCGAGGGAGCAGGAGTTCGTTCATTTCTTCCAATCCGCAACGGGTTTCCCCCCATACCGATGGCAAATTTGCGTTGCTCTCAGAAAAGAAGGACTCCCAGAGATACTGCCGGTCCCAACCGGATTGGGAAAGACCGAAGGAAGCGTACTCGCGTGGGCGTGGCGCCGCTCCGTGGCTGGGGATTGCGAACCGCTTCATCTCATTTATTGCCTTCCGATGCGGAGCCTCGTCCGGCAAACGACCACGCGACTCGAAGGATATTTTAAGAAGCTGCAAGGACAGAACGGATGGTGCGATATTCCCGTCTATCAGCTCATCGGTGGGGAAGCCGACGACACTTGGACTTCGATGCCGGATCGTTCCTGGGTGCTTGTGGGTACGCAGGACATGCTTTTGTCCCGCGCATTGAACCGAGGTTATGGGGTGAGCCGCTTTGATTGGCCTGTGCACTTCGGCCTTCTCAATCAGGATTGCCGTTGGATCATCGACGAGGTGCAGCTCATGGGGCCTGGTCTCTGGACTACGGCTCAACTGGATTGGATGCGGCAAAAGCGCTTCCCCTCATCAAAGCCCTGTCTAAAGCCCTGTCGGACAACCTGGATGAGCGCAACGATGGGCCAGGAGTTCCTCCAAACGACTGACCGAAAGCGCGATGGCTGCGATAAAGTCGAGGCTTTTCATCTAGACTTCGACGACGCGAGCGAGGAGTTCAAGCGGCGTCGGTCGGCCTGCCGGAAGACCGAAATCCACAAGCCAAAGCAAGGCGGTAACGCCAAAAGCGTTCCAGAGCAGATCGCTTTGGAAGCACGAGACAAGCACGTACCTGGTACGCTGACGCTCATCGTCTGCAACACAGTAGAGACGGCGCAAAGGGTCTTTCAGAAGCTGGAAGTGTGCAAAACGATGAAGAAGATTCTCATCACGTCGCGCTTTCGGGCATGCGATCGTCGTTGCCACGAGCAGGCGTTGCTGGACTTTGAAGCCCGACGGAGCGCTTGTTCAGCCGGTCGCGTCGAAGATCATTTAGGGCTAATCTGCGTGAGCACGCAGGTCGTCGAAGCAGGCCTCGATATCTCGGCCCATCGTCTATGGACCGAACACGCCCCCTGGGCTCCGCTAATCCAGCGTCTTGGCCGTCTCAATCGTGACGGCAAGGACAATGAAGCTTGCGCGGTTGTTTGGAAGCTGACACCGGAAAAGAAGTTCAAGAACGAAGAGTGGGTCGGACCTTATCGGAAGGCGGACCTGGATCGGGCATGGTCGCTGCTTGAGGAGTTCGCGCCGCGATCGCAGGCGAGGGGGAAGAAGGCGTGCGAAGCGCTCGAAGAACTTGAGCGGGATGCTCCCGAGGCGATCAAGAAAGCGATTGCGATTCCGCCTGAACCCTGCCCGCGGGCTTTCGACATGCATGCCCTGTTCTCGACAGAGCCAGATCCGTACGGGGGCTTCACGGATGTGAGCCGGTTCGTGCGCGGCACGGATCCCGACGCTGACGTGACCGTGTTTTGGCGAGACTGGGATGATCGGGGGCCACAGTCGGGTGGCGACCTTGATGGCCCGCCGCTTGATCTCAATGCTGAGACTTGCCCGGTCGCGCACTGGTCATTGCAGAAATTCCTCAAGACCGCGGATGAAGAGGCCTGGCTTTGGAACGATGAGGAGGAGTCGTGGTCACCCGTTCGTCCGCAGAACATAAAACCGGGCATGATTGTGATGCTCCGGGGCAATCTCGGTGGCTACAGCCGGGAGCTTGGGTGGACGGGTGAACCCGAGCACCGGCTGAGCGACTTGCCACAGCCGGGTCCTGGGCGCGCCTTGCGTGAGGACCGGCGCGCGGAAGCAGGCTACTGGTCAAGCTTACCATCGCACCACGCCGATGCACGGCGCGAAGCCGAAAACCTATGCGATGGGCTTCATCTGGAAGGCCCGATTCGAAAAGCCGTTGTCGAAGCCACAGGGAATCATGACCTTGGCAAGGCGCACCCGGATTGGCAAGGAGCAGTACCCAAGGGCGGCCCACTTGACCACGATGCAGTGGCGAAGTTTCCGACCGTCTTGCGCGTCAAGGCTTCCAAGGATGATGTGAGCACCGTGCGAGGCGCGGTGGAGGCGAAGCTTCAGGGAGCCGAGGCCTTACCCGACGAACTCCTGGACGATGAGAGCGGCATTTGCCTCTGCTGGGCTCTTGCTAGCAAGTCTTACGACGTCCTTGCAAGCATTCGAGCCCTGCCGGGCGTCCGCCGTGCGGGATACCGTGCTTTTCGTCCGGGCCCAGAAGGTACTGGGATGCGACACGAGGCCGCGTCTGCCCTCGCCCTGTGGCACCAATACCGGATCTCGAACCCAGCACCTTATCCCGCCCTGAGTGTCTATCTCGCCGCAGCACACCACGGCAAGGTTCGCACCGTCCTGAGATCTCTTTCGGGCAAGGGCGACGACGTATTTGGAGTCGATCGAAAGCGCAAAGCACTCGAATACGATGGCCGGGAGTGGCCAATGGACTTTTCGATAGCTTTTGACGGCGCGGCGGGCGAATGGACCGACGAGGGCTTTGAGATGATCGGCCCTGGATGGACCGGCATCGTCGCCGACCTGCTTGGCCCGTGGCGCGGCGAAGCGGACGCAGCTTGGACTGGATCCGTTCCCAAGGACGAACCACGTGCGTTCGGTCCTTTCGCGCTCGCGTGGCTCGAGGCGCTCGTTCGCGTTGCCGACTGGCGTGCGAGCAAGCGCGCATCTCAGATCATTCGGCCGGGAGATGGCGGATGA
- a CDS encoding DUF3800 domain-containing protein — MSSRITHIGFADESNWKTGRFRSLGLISTSACFVDALDTELRELLEKSQLTEFKWNKLAGAKERFAANRLCAFAVKEASAHHLRIDVLVWDTEDSRHTILRRDDIANLERMYYHLFCNVLRKRWPNDAVWRLHPDEHTELDWGTLQDCLAAQSTRVKIDDSLFAGGPFPIRLRRDFGIEVIQSVHSEANPVLQLADLFAGLAVFSRNKYEKYEQWRANQSPQARLFDSAEEQVSMSQSERARFQVLKEFDELCKGSKLGVSLKSTQGLRTRDPKNPINFWMYEPQHPEDKAPQKGKRAPR, encoded by the coding sequence ATGAGCAGTAGGATCACCCACATTGGCTTCGCCGACGAATCCAATTGGAAAACTGGTCGCTTTCGCAGCCTTGGCCTGATAAGCACGTCCGCCTGTTTTGTCGATGCGCTCGACACCGAGCTTCGGGAGCTGCTTGAAAAGTCGCAGCTTACTGAGTTCAAGTGGAATAAGTTAGCAGGAGCGAAGGAGCGCTTCGCTGCCAATAGGCTCTGTGCATTCGCCGTCAAAGAAGCGTCCGCTCATCACCTTCGCATTGATGTGCTTGTTTGGGATACCGAAGACAGCCGGCATACTATACTGAGGCGAGACGACATCGCCAATCTTGAGCGGATGTATTACCACCTTTTCTGCAACGTCTTGAGAAAGCGATGGCCGAATGATGCAGTCTGGAGACTGCATCCCGACGAGCACACCGAGCTAGACTGGGGAACGCTGCAAGACTGTCTTGCGGCGCAAAGCACCCGGGTTAAGATAGATGATTCGCTTTTTGCTGGCGGGCCGTTCCCCATCAGATTGCGCCGCGATTTTGGCATTGAAGTCATACAGTCGGTGCATTCGGAAGCTAATCCGGTCCTTCAGCTTGCCGACCTGTTCGCGGGTTTGGCCGTGTTCTCTCGTAACAAATATGAGAAATACGAACAGTGGCGCGCGAATCAATCACCGCAGGCGCGGTTATTTGACAGTGCCGAGGAGCAAGTCAGCATGTCGCAGAGCGAGAGGGCACGGTTCCAGGTGTTGAAGGAGTTTGATGAGCTGTGCAAGGGCAGTAAATTGGGCGTCAGTTTGAAGAGCACACAAGGACTTCGGACTCGCGACCCAAAGAACCCGATCAACTTCTGGATGTACGAACCGCAGCATCCAGAAGACAAGGCTCCGCAAAAGGGAAAACGGGCTCCCCGCTGA
- a CDS encoding ISL3 family transposase — translation MDANKLFAAALQLGSEWKVSRSELSAKEHTLKIWLDFQQGHRFPCPECRRASPVHDTVEKRWRHMNFWQYRTELIARVPRIDCPEHGVRLVEVPWARAGSGFTLMMEAVILMLSREMSVSAMAEMLKEQDTRLWRVLGHYVEKAYRREDWSEVKKILVDETSSKRGHRYVTVVTDAESRKLLFLAEGRGKEALEAFAKEMKEHNADPGQIEAICMDMSPSYISGAREFFPKAERIFDHFHVMQMAGEAVDQVRKEFGRQGLLPKGSLWALRGNEWTRSEEQKGLRSFLCAAYPRLGRAIGLREALQEILSQEDPQELRWWFRWADRSRLAPFRRLSKTIKEHLGGIIAFLQSRITNGTIEAINGLIQLAKRMARGFRSFRYLRIAAFLKAGKLRLDLPALPT, via the coding sequence ATGGATGCGAACAAGCTTTTTGCTGCGGCGCTGCAACTGGGTTCGGAATGGAAGGTGAGCCGGAGTGAGCTCTCCGCGAAGGAGCACACTCTGAAGATCTGGCTCGATTTTCAGCAAGGTCATCGGTTTCCCTGTCCGGAATGTCGAAGAGCTTCCCCCGTACACGATACGGTGGAGAAGCGGTGGAGGCACATGAACTTCTGGCAGTACCGGACCGAGTTGATCGCTCGGGTTCCTCGGATCGACTGTCCGGAGCATGGAGTTCGGCTGGTGGAGGTTCCTTGGGCCAGGGCGGGGAGCGGGTTTACTCTCATGATGGAGGCGGTCATTTTGATGCTTTCCCGGGAGATGTCGGTTTCCGCGATGGCGGAGATGCTCAAGGAGCAAGATACCCGGCTCTGGCGGGTCTTGGGGCACTACGTGGAAAAGGCCTACCGACGCGAGGACTGGAGCGAGGTCAAGAAGATCCTGGTGGATGAGACCAGTAGCAAGCGGGGCCACCGTTACGTGACGGTCGTTACCGATGCGGAGAGCCGGAAGCTGCTCTTCCTGGCCGAGGGGAGAGGAAAGGAGGCTCTGGAGGCCTTCGCCAAGGAGATGAAGGAACATAATGCCGATCCGGGGCAGATCGAAGCGATCTGCATGGATATGAGCCCCTCCTACATCTCTGGAGCCCGGGAGTTTTTTCCGAAGGCGGAGAGGATTTTCGATCATTTCCATGTCATGCAGATGGCGGGAGAGGCGGTCGACCAGGTGCGCAAGGAGTTCGGGCGTCAAGGGTTGCTGCCGAAAGGAAGCCTCTGGGCGCTCCGAGGTAACGAATGGACGCGAAGCGAGGAGCAGAAGGGTCTGCGGAGTTTCCTTTGCGCCGCCTATCCTCGATTGGGAAGAGCCATTGGGTTGCGGGAGGCTCTCCAAGAGATCCTCTCCCAGGAGGATCCCCAAGAGCTCCGCTGGTGGTTCCGGTGGGCTGATCGCAGTCGGCTTGCCCCCTTCCGAAGACTCTCCAAAACCATCAAAGAGCATCTGGGGGGAATCATCGCCTTTCTCCAGAGCCGGATCACCAACGGAACCATCGAAGCGATCAACGGGCTGATCCAGCTGGCCAAAAGGATGGCCAGAGGCTTTCGGAGCTTCCGCTACCTAAGAATTGCCGCGTTCCTCAAAGCCGGAAAGCTGCGGCTCGATCTTCCCGCTCTACCCACTTGA
- a CDS encoding nucleotidyl transferase AbiEii/AbiGii toxin family protein, giving the protein MAAPSVQMLQRIAEDTGHQAGTLEKVFRLLDLLREVASDAILSERFALKGGTALNLFHLSLDRLSVDIDLNYVGALERSAMEAERPEVEAALNRLLASQGYFVRRQPDEHAGGKWLLRFASALGGNAALELDVNYMARQPLFGATRMPSTALGDMRAERVLILDLHEIVAGKLVALFDRHAARDLFDARRILSLDGLDWKKIKAAMLAFGACGRRDWRTVSIDSIKGDPREFRQKLTICLPRGYFANRRAIDSWVEESVALCRKKFAFLLDLTPAEREFLDCVLDRGEVNTDLLDLEPEIRARIGAMPMLAWKCQNVRKHRGLDG; this is encoded by the coding sequence ATGGCAGCGCCTTCGGTTCAAATGCTTCAGCGGATTGCTGAGGATACGGGCCATCAGGCCGGGACGCTCGAAAAGGTATTCCGGCTCCTTGATCTCCTGCGGGAGGTAGCGAGCGACGCCATCTTGAGTGAACGGTTCGCTCTCAAGGGCGGCACGGCGCTCAATCTCTTTCATCTCAGCCTCGACCGACTCTCGGTTGATATCGACCTCAACTATGTTGGCGCACTTGAGCGGTCGGCGATGGAAGCTGAGCGGCCAGAGGTCGAAGCTGCTCTGAACCGCCTCCTCGCCTCGCAAGGCTATTTCGTTCGGCGCCAGCCTGACGAACATGCAGGCGGCAAGTGGCTTCTGCGCTTTGCGTCCGCTTTGGGCGGTAATGCCGCGCTCGAGCTCGATGTGAACTACATGGCGCGCCAGCCGCTCTTTGGGGCCACTCGCATGCCCTCCACCGCTCTTGGCGACATGCGAGCAGAACGGGTGCTGATCCTCGACCTCCATGAGATCGTCGCCGGCAAGCTTGTTGCACTCTTCGACCGGCACGCAGCACGCGATCTTTTTGACGCACGCCGCATCCTGTCGCTCGATGGCCTCGACTGGAAGAAGATCAAGGCCGCCATGCTCGCTTTTGGCGCCTGCGGGCGCCGAGACTGGCGAACAGTGTCCATCGATTCCATCAAAGGTGATCCGCGCGAGTTTCGGCAAAAGCTTACGATTTGTCTGCCGCGCGGCTATTTTGCCAACCGGCGTGCGATTGACAGTTGGGTTGAGGAAAGCGTCGCGCTCTGCCGAAAGAAATTTGCCTTCCTTCTCGACTTGACGCCGGCCGAGCGGGAGTTCCTCGACTGCGTACTCGACCGTGGGGAGGTCAATACCGATCTACTGGATCTTGAACCCGAGATCCGGGCTCGCATCGGCGCCATGCCGATGCTTGCCTGGAAGTGCCAGAACGTGCGGAAGCATCGGGGACTCGACGGTTGA
- a CDS encoding transposase, which produces MHGRIQLAKRMARGFRSFRRLRIAAFLKAGARWLDLPALPT; this is translated from the coding sequence ATCCACGGGCGGATCCAGCTTGCCAAAAGGATGGCCAGAGGCTTTCGCAGCTTCCGGCGCCTGAGAATTGCCGCGTTCCTCAAAGCGGGAGCGCGGTGGCTCGATCTTCCCGCTCTACCCACTTGA
- the guaA gene encoding glutamine-hydrolyzing GMP synthase, whose product MAHPPSDRERTREEAEPSVRKTDDGEAESRIVVLDFGSQYTQLIARRIRELGVFSEIVSPESPASELARAHVRGLVLSGGPSSVAQEGAPLPDPAIFTLGVPVLGICYGLQAMAQLLGGEVERAKSGEYGRAILEWQEASPLSAELPNHSTVWNSHGDRVSRLPEGFRVLARTQEEPHAAIADPKRRLYGLQFHPEVTHTDLGKEILANFLFRVCHAPATWKLSSFLERSCAEIRAQVGSEQVILGLSGGVDSSVTAALLHRAIGDRLHCLFVDNGLLRQGEAETVRHLFGEEMGFALHVIDAAPRFLAKLRGVADPERKRKIIGREFIQVFEEAAQKLGPVRYLAQGTLYPDCIESAAAGHGRPAVIKSHHNVGGLPKRMKMRLVEPLRLLFKDEVRELGALLDLPREILYRHPFPGPGLAVRCLAPITPENLALLRSADAIVIEEIRRAGLYEEVWQAFAVLLPARSVGVMGDARTYELTAAVRAVQSVDGMTADWARLPSEVLSRISNRIIQEVRGINRVVYDISSKPPATIEWE is encoded by the coding sequence ATGGCGCATCCGCCCAGCGATCGGGAAAGAACGCGCGAAGAAGCAGAGCCGAGCGTGCGGAAGACGGACGATGGCGAGGCCGAAAGCCGGATCGTCGTCCTCGACTTTGGCTCGCAGTACACTCAGCTCATCGCCCGCCGCATCCGGGAGCTCGGGGTCTTCTCGGAGATCGTCTCCCCGGAGAGCCCTGCCAGCGAGCTGGCTCGTGCCCATGTGCGGGGGCTCGTCCTCTCCGGGGGACCTTCGAGCGTCGCCCAGGAAGGAGCGCCCCTGCCCGATCCGGCGATCTTCACCCTGGGGGTTCCGGTGCTCGGCATCTGCTACGGGCTCCAAGCCATGGCGCAGCTCCTGGGCGGAGAAGTCGAACGGGCCAAGTCCGGCGAGTACGGGCGGGCGATCCTCGAATGGCAGGAGGCTTCCCCCCTCTCCGCCGAGCTTCCCAACCATTCGACGGTCTGGAACAGCCACGGAGACCGAGTTTCTCGGCTGCCCGAGGGGTTCCGCGTGCTCGCGCGGACTCAGGAGGAGCCCCACGCGGCGATCGCCGACCCGAAGCGGCGGCTCTACGGGCTCCAGTTCCACCCGGAGGTGACCCACACCGATCTGGGGAAGGAGATTCTCGCCAACTTTCTCTTCCGGGTCTGCCATGCTCCGGCCACCTGGAAGCTCTCGTCGTTCCTGGAACGAAGCTGTGCCGAAATCCGGGCGCAGGTGGGGAGCGAGCAGGTGATCCTCGGCTTGAGCGGGGGAGTCGACTCGAGCGTCACCGCAGCCCTGCTCCATCGGGCGATCGGAGACCGGCTCCACTGTCTCTTCGTCGATAACGGGCTCTTGCGCCAGGGCGAGGCCGAGACCGTGCGCCACCTCTTCGGCGAGGAGATGGGCTTTGCCCTCCATGTCATTGATGCGGCTCCGCGCTTTCTTGCCAAGCTCCGGGGAGTCGCCGATCCCGAGCGGAAGCGGAAGATCATCGGGAGAGAGTTTATCCAGGTCTTCGAGGAAGCCGCCCAAAAACTCGGGCCGGTCCGCTACCTCGCCCAGGGCACCCTCTATCCCGACTGCATCGAAAGCGCTGCCGCGGGCCACGGCAGGCCCGCCGTGATCAAGAGCCACCATAACGTCGGCGGGCTGCCCAAGCGGATGAAGATGCGCCTGGTCGAGCCCTTGCGCCTCCTCTTCAAGGATGAGGTCCGGGAGCTCGGCGCGCTTTTGGACCTCCCCCGGGAGATCCTCTACCGCCACCCCTTTCCCGGCCCCGGCCTGGCCGTCCGCTGCCTGGCCCCGATCACCCCGGAGAACCTCGCCCTGCTCCGCTCCGCCGATGCAATCGTCATCGAGGAGATCCGGCGAGCCGGCCTCTACGAGGAGGTCTGGCAGGCCTTCGCCGTCCTTCTCCCGGCCCGCAGCGTGGGCGTCATGGGGGATGCTCGGACCTACGAGCTCACCGCCGCCGTCCGCGCGGTGCAGAGCGTCGACGGCATGACCGCCGACTGGGCCCGGCTCCCTTCCGAGGTGCTCTCCCGGATCTCCAACCGGATCATCCAGGAAGTCCGTGGGATCAACCGGGTCGTCTACGACATCTCCTCCAAGCCCCCCGCAACGATCGAGTGGGAGTGA